In the genome of Raphanus sativus cultivar WK10039 chromosome 4, ASM80110v3, whole genome shotgun sequence, one region contains:
- the LOC108855882 gene encoding probable WRKY transcription factor 48, with protein MEKKIEQHQKEQLNSTKNTETKIEHQEQQSQASSSSSHMANLATSSDHHLHQLELAGNNINLSSIFDTPISLPFPYSYFEDHPSNNPNSFLDLLRQDQHQFASSSNPSSFSFDAFPLQNSNDTNLFFTDLPLPQPVTTKAESSEVVNTAPTSPNSTSVSSSSNEAANDNTNKEVAVKDQVEGDQQEHKGTKPQLKAKKKNQKKAREARFAFLTKSDIDNLDDGYRWRKYGQKAVKNSPYPRSYYRCTTVGCGVKKRVERSSDDPSIVMTTYEGQHSHPFPMTPRGHIGMLTSPILDHGATTASSSSFSIPQPRYLLTQHHQPYNSMYNTSLSMINRSSPNGTFINPGPSSFPGFGYDHMPQASTSTTSAIRDHGLLQDILPSQIREDTINTQINEEDKK; from the exons atggagaagaagatagaaCAACATCAAAAGGAGCAGCTCAACAGTACCAAGAACACAGAGACCAAGATCGAGCACCAAGAACAACAATCTCAagcatcatcttcatcatcacaCATGGCGAATCTAGCTACGTCATCAGACCATCATCTTCATCAGTTGGAGCTAGCTGGGAACAACATCAATCTCTCAAGCATCTTCGATACTCCAATATCTTTACCTTTTCCTTATTCTTATTTCGAAGATCACCCCTCTAATAATCCTAACTCTTTTCTTGACTTGCTCAGACAAGACCAACATCAATTTGCTTCATCCTCTAACCCATCTTCTTTCTCATTCGATGCCTTTCCTCTCCAAAACAGCAACGatactaatcttttttttactgatttacCCTTGCCTCAACCTGTAACAACAAAGGCTGAGTCATCAGAAGTTGTCAACACAGCACCGACATCTCCAAACTCAACCTCAGTCTCCTCTTCATCCAATGAAGCTGCAAATGATAATACTAACAAAGAGGTTGCTGTTAAAGATCAAGTAGAAGGAGATCAACAAGAGCACAAGGGTACTAAGCCACA GTTAAAggcaaagaagaagaaccaaAAGAAGGCAAGAGAGGCTAGGTTCGCGTTTCTGACCAAGAGCGATATTGATAACCTTGACGACGGTTATAGGTGGAGAAAGTACGGCCAGAAAGCTGTCAAAAACAGTCCTTATCCCAG AAGCTACTACCGTTGCACCACAGTGGGTTGTGGAGTGAAGAAGAGAGTAGAGAGATCCTCCGATGATCCTTCCATCGTCATGACAACCTACGAAGGTCAACACTCTCATCCTTTCCCCATGACGCCACGTGGACACATCGGAATGCTCACGTCACCAATCCTTGACCATGGTGCAACCACcgcgtcatcatcatcattctctaTCCCTCAGCCACGCTACTTGCTAACTCAGCATCATCAACCCTACAACAGCATGTACAACACTTCTCTAAGCATGATCAATAGAAGCTCCCCCAATGGTACTTTCATTAATCCAGGGCCATCATCATTCCCTGGATTTGGTTATGATCATATGCCACAAGCTTCTACGTCGACTACTTCTGCCATTAGAGATCATGGATTACTTCAAGATATTCTTCCTTCGCAGATCAGAGAGGATACTATTAACACCCAAATCAATGAAGAGGATAAGAAATGA
- the LOC108849445 gene encoding prefoldin subunit 3 — protein MSSSSSSPSGDLSERRGIPAAKFIQDVETYLSQSSLDSNSALAFHQERLQQYKVVEMKLLAQQRDLQAKIPDIEKCLEVVATLEARKGTGEALLADFEVSEGIYSRACIEDTDSVCLWLGANVMLEYSCEEATALLKNNLENAKASLGVLVADLQFLRDQVTVTQVTIARIYNYDVQQRRVKQVTPTAIAAADS, from the exons atgtcgtcgtcgtcgtcttctCCGAGTGGCGATTTGAGCGAGAGAAGAGGGATTCCCGCCGCTAAATTCATCCAAGATGTCGAGACTTACCTCTCTCAGTCCAGCCTCGATTCTAACTCTGCTCTCGCCTTCCATCAGGAAAG GCTTCAGCAGTATAAAGTTGTTGAAATGAAGCTTCTTGCCCAGCAGAGGGATCTTCAG GCTAAAATCCCAGATATTGAGAAGTGCTTAGAGGTTGTTGCCACTTTGGAAGCAAGGAAGGGTACTGGTGAG GCCCTTCTGGCGGATTTTGAAGTGTCTGAAGGAATATATTCACGGGCCTGTATTGAAGACACCGACTCAGTGTGTTTGTGGTTGGGAGCAAATGTCATGCTGGAATATTCCTGTGAAGAG GCTACAGCCCTTTTGAAAAACAATCTGGAAAATGCTAAAGCCAGCCTGGGGGTTCTTGTGGCTGATTTGCAGTTCTTGAGGGATCAAGTCACAGTTACTCAG GTGACTATTGCGCGTATCTATAACTATGATGTTCAGCAAAGGAGGGTTAAACAAGTTACCCCTACTGCTATTGCTGCTGCCGACTCATGA